One window of Salmo salar chromosome ssa11, Ssal_v3.1, whole genome shotgun sequence genomic DNA carries:
- the LOC106563308 gene encoding transmembrane protein 203: MLFSLRELVQWLGFATFELFLHLGALLVFSVLVALRADLFAPGMSWWLVFAPLFAADGLSTYFTAIVSIRLYQENEKRLAVLRLLWVLMVLGLKLVCEVLLCQKLVEQEQARDLWFGPIISPLFILLQLLMIRACRVN, encoded by the coding sequence ATGCTGTTCTCCCTGCGGGAGCTGGTCCAATGGCTGGGCTTTGCCACGTTCGAGCTCTTCCTCCACCTGGGGGCTCTGCTGGTCTTCAGTGTGCTAGTAGCTCTGCGGGCTGACCTGTTTGCCCCTGGCATGAGCTGGTGGCTGGTCTTCGCCCCTCTGTTTGCCGCTGATGGTCTCAGCACCTACTTCACGGCCATTGTATCCATCCGGCTGTACCAGGAGAATGAGAAAAGGCTAGCAGTGCTGAGGCTGCTGTGGGTGCTGATGGTGCTCGGCCTCAAGCTGGTGTGTGAGGTGCTGCTGTGCCAGAAGTTGGTTGAGCAGGAACAGGCACGCGACCTGTGGTTCGGTCCTATCATCTCACCGCTCTTCATCCTCCTGCAGCTACTGATGATCCGCGCCTGCCGTGTCAACTGA
- the LOC106563307 gene encoding delta-aminolevulinic acid dehydratase, which produces MQPVDSLLHSGYFHATLRCWQSCASDLRPENLIYPIFVTDSPDAVEPIASLPGQARYGVNKLEGMLRPLVEKGLKCVLIFGVPAKIAKDERGSGADTGDTPAVLAVKKISSLFPDLLMACDVCLCPYTSHGHCGILREDGTLDNGASCQRLAEVALAYARAGCHIIAPSDMMDGRVGAIKQSLMSNDMGNKVSVLSYSAKFASCYYGPFRDAAQSTPAFGDRRCYQLPPGARGLALRAVDRDVKEGADMLMVKPGLPYLDIVREVKDKHPNHPLAVYNVSGEFAMLWHGAQAGAFDLRTAVLESMTAFRRAGADIIITYYAPQLLTWLKE; this is translated from the exons ATGCAGCCGGTCGATTCTCTCCTCCACAGTGGCTATTTTCACGCAACACTCAGATGCTGGCAGAGCTGCGCCTCAGACTTGAGACCTGAGAATCTTATTTACCCCATCTTCGTCAC TGACAGTCCTGATGCAGTGGAGCCCATCGCTAGTctaccaggccaggccag ATATGGAGTGAATAAACTCGAAGGCATgctccgcccccttgtggagaaAGGCTTGAAGTGTGTGCTGATTTTCGGTGTGCCTGCCAAAATCGCAAAG GATGAGAGGGGTTCGGGTGCAGACACAGGTGATACTCCGGCAGTATTGGCTGTGAAGAAGATAAGCTCTCTTTTCCCTGACCTGCTGATGGCCTGTGACGTCTGCCTCTGTCCCTACACCTCACATGGACACTGTG GAATCTTGCGGGAGGATGGCACTCTGGACAATGGTGCCAGTTGCCAGCGTCTGGCAGAAGTGGCATTGGCATACGCCCGTGCTG GCTGTCACATCATTGCACCCTCTGATATGATGGATGGGCGAGTGGGAGCCATCAAACAATCACTGATGTCCAACGACATGGGCAACAAG GTTTCAGTACTAAGCTACAGTGCTAAATTTGCTTCCTGTTACTATGGTCCCTTCAG agATGCAGCACAGTCCACACCAGCATTTGGAGACAGGCGTTGTTATCAGCTGCCACCTGGTGCAAGGGGCCTGGCACTGCGAGCTGTG gaCAGAGATGTCAAGGAGGGGGCAGATATGCTGATGGTGAAGCCAGGACTGCCCTATCTGGACATAGTGAGGGAGGTCAAAGACAAG CACCCCAATCACCCACTGGCGGTGTATAATGTGTCAGGGGAGTTTGCCATGCTATGGCATGGAGCTCAGGCTGGAGCCTTTGACCTGCGCACCGCTGTACTGGAATCTATGACCGCCTTCCGCAGGGCAG GTGCTGACATCATCATCACCTACTACGCACCTCAACTGCTCACCTGGCTGAAAGAGTAA